The following proteins come from a genomic window of Solwaraspora sp. WMMA2065:
- the whiA gene encoding DNA-binding protein WhiA: MAMTAAVKDELSRVDVPKPCCRRAEMAALLRFSGGLHIVAGRVVVEAELDTNAVARRLRREVADVYGYSSEIHVLSPSGLRKGNHFIIRVVKDGEALARQTGLLDVRGRPVRGLPPHLVSANVCCAVSAWRGAFMSHGSLTEPGRSSALEITCPGPESALALVGAARRLGIAAKAREVRGVDRVVVKDGDAIAALLTRIGAHSSVLTWEERRVRREVRATANRLANFDDANLRRSARAAVAAAARVTRALEILADDAPRHLTSAGRLRLEHRQASLEELGALADPPLTKDAIAGRIRRLLALADKRARDLGIPDTEDAVTAEMLVG; the protein is encoded by the coding sequence ATGGCGATGACCGCTGCCGTCAAGGACGAGCTGAGCCGGGTCGACGTGCCCAAGCCGTGCTGCCGTCGTGCCGAGATGGCCGCGTTGCTGCGCTTTTCCGGCGGGCTGCACATCGTCGCCGGCCGGGTCGTCGTCGAGGCCGAACTGGACACCAACGCGGTCGCCCGGCGGCTGCGCCGGGAGGTGGCCGACGTCTACGGCTACTCGAGTGAGATCCACGTGCTGAGCCCGAGCGGGCTGCGTAAGGGCAACCACTTCATCATCCGGGTGGTCAAGGACGGTGAGGCGTTGGCCCGCCAGACCGGGCTGCTGGACGTTCGGGGTCGGCCGGTGCGTGGCCTGCCGCCGCACCTGGTGTCGGCGAACGTCTGCTGCGCCGTGTCGGCCTGGCGGGGCGCGTTCATGTCGCACGGGTCGTTGACCGAGCCGGGCCGGTCCAGTGCGTTGGAGATCACCTGCCCGGGGCCGGAGTCGGCGCTGGCGCTGGTCGGTGCCGCCCGGCGGCTGGGGATCGCCGCCAAGGCACGCGAGGTGCGCGGCGTGGACCGGGTGGTGGTCAAGGACGGTGACGCGATCGCCGCGCTGCTCACCCGGATCGGCGCGCACTCCAGCGTGCTGACCTGGGAGGAGCGGCGGGTACGCCGGGAGGTGCGGGCCACCGCGAACCGGCTGGCCAACTTCGACGACGCCAACCTGCGCCGCTCGGCACGCGCGGCGGTGGCCGCCGCCGCCCGGGTGACCCGGGCGTTGGAGATCCTCGCCGACGACGCCCCACGGCACCTGACGTCGGCGGGCCGGCTGCGGCTGGAGCACCGCCAGGCGTCGCTGGAGGAGCTGGGTGCGCTGGCCGACCCGCCACTGACCAAGGACGCGATCGCCGGGCGGATCCGGCGGCTGCTGGCGCTGGCCGACAAACGGGCCCGCGATCTCGGCATTCCGGACACCGAGGACGCGGTGACGGCGGAGATGCTCGTCGGGTGA